The Candidatus Koribacter versatilis Ellin345 genome has a segment encoding these proteins:
- a CDS encoding tetratricopeptide repeat protein has translation MNPKALSSTLAVLLLSATASLALPNGPTLLAQQKQDAPTPTAPAKPNAAQPTSNPEADAKKPANRADAYYHYTMAHMYEEMVATYGRAEYANKAIEEYRAAITADPSSDYLNAGLADLYWRTGRIRDAVLEAQEILKRDPKNVDAHRLLGRIYLRSLGDMQSGNNQSRDMQRLAIEQYEEIVKLDPTSVEDHLLLGRLYSYSNDLTKAEKEFKTAVQIQPDSEEAVTMLAYLYTQEGDTKKAQEVLSNIPDDDRSAKLYSTLGYTYEEQKDYKKAIEAYRKAVMLDKENLDSVRGLAQNLLNDGQLDAALEQYKIIVDQDPSDAQSYQHIAEIDRRNGKFEAALDALKKASALVQDSQEIPYNMAVIYEGQGRYEDAINTIQQLLTKTDKPDASYSSADRSNRSIFLERLGNIYREANKPQQAVETFRRMIALGDDPASRAYQEMVETYRDNRDWPSATAAAQEGAKKLPKDRGLQLVLAAQLADEGKADQALSIAKSQLNGKAADDREVYVSLAQMYTRLKKYPEAEDAIAQAMKLAGTQDERNYVTFVQGSIYEREKKFEQAEEAFRKVINADPKNAGALNYLGYMLADRGTRLEEALGMLRKAVQMEPQNGAYLDSLGWAYFKMGNYEQAEENLRKASDKIGSDPTVQDHLGDLYQKTGRLKLAATQWERALDQWNHSVPAEVDADDVAKVQKKLESAKIKLAQQTSTTSNTKQ, from the coding sequence ATGAACCCAAAAGCTCTCTCGTCCACTTTGGCCGTGCTGCTGTTGTCTGCCACGGCGAGCCTTGCACTGCCGAATGGGCCTACTTTGTTGGCTCAGCAGAAGCAGGACGCGCCGACGCCAACCGCTCCGGCCAAGCCGAATGCGGCCCAGCCAACTTCGAATCCGGAAGCCGACGCCAAGAAACCAGCCAATCGCGCTGACGCCTACTACCACTACACGATGGCGCACATGTACGAGGAAATGGTGGCGACGTACGGCCGCGCCGAGTACGCGAACAAGGCGATTGAGGAATACCGCGCGGCGATCACCGCCGATCCGTCGTCGGACTATTTAAACGCCGGACTGGCCGATCTTTACTGGCGCACGGGCCGCATTCGCGACGCGGTGCTGGAAGCGCAGGAGATCCTGAAGCGCGATCCGAAGAACGTGGATGCGCACCGCCTGCTCGGGCGTATTTACCTGCGTTCTTTGGGCGACATGCAGAGCGGCAATAACCAGTCTCGCGACATGCAGCGGCTGGCGATTGAGCAGTACGAAGAGATCGTGAAGCTCGATCCGACGAGCGTGGAAGACCATCTGCTGCTCGGTCGCCTGTATTCGTACAGCAACGACCTGACCAAGGCCGAGAAGGAATTCAAGACCGCCGTCCAGATCCAGCCGGATTCCGAAGAAGCTGTGACCATGCTGGCGTACCTCTATACGCAGGAAGGCGACACCAAGAAAGCGCAAGAGGTGCTGAGCAACATTCCCGACGACGATCGCAGCGCGAAGCTGTATTCGACTCTGGGCTACACCTACGAAGAGCAGAAGGATTACAAGAAGGCGATCGAGGCATACCGCAAGGCGGTGATGCTCGATAAAGAGAACCTCGACTCCGTCCGCGGGCTGGCGCAGAACCTGTTGAATGACGGGCAGCTCGATGCCGCGCTGGAGCAGTACAAGATCATCGTTGATCAGGACCCGAGTGACGCTCAGAGCTACCAGCACATCGCGGAGATCGACCGCCGCAACGGCAAGTTCGAAGCTGCGCTCGATGCGCTGAAGAAGGCCTCCGCACTAGTGCAGGATTCGCAGGAGATCCCGTACAACATGGCGGTGATCTACGAGGGCCAGGGCCGCTACGAAGACGCCATCAATACCATCCAGCAGCTTCTTACGAAGACCGATAAGCCGGATGCGTCCTACAGCTCGGCCGATCGCAGCAACCGTTCGATCTTCCTCGAGCGGCTGGGCAACATCTATCGTGAGGCGAACAAGCCGCAGCAGGCGGTGGAGACCTTCCGGCGGATGATCGCGCTCGGTGACGATCCGGCCTCGCGTGCTTACCAGGAGATGGTGGAGACCTATCGCGATAATCGCGATTGGCCGTCAGCCACAGCAGCGGCGCAGGAAGGCGCAAAGAAACTTCCCAAAGATCGCGGGCTGCAACTAGTTCTCGCCGCGCAATTGGCGGATGAAGGTAAGGCCGACCAGGCGCTGAGTATTGCGAAGTCGCAACTCAATGGCAAGGCCGCCGATGACCGCGAAGTGTACGTGTCTCTGGCGCAGATGTACACGCGGTTGAAGAAGTATCCCGAAGCGGAAGACGCGATCGCGCAGGCGATGAAGCTTGCAGGCACGCAGGATGAACGGAACTACGTCACGTTTGTGCAAGGCTCGATCTACGAGCGTGAGAAGAAATTCGAACAAGCGGAAGAGGCCTTCCGTAAGGTCATCAATGCCGATCCGAAGAACGCCGGCGCGCTGAACTACCTGGGTTATATGCTGGCCGACCGCGGCACGCGCCTCGAAGAAGCGCTTGGCATGCTGCGCAAGGCCGTGCAGATGGAACCGCAGAACGGCGCGTATCTCGACTCGCTGGGCTGGGCCTACTTCAAGATGGGCAACTACGAGCAGGCGGAAGAGAACCTGCGCAAAGCGTCCGACAAGATCGGCAGCGATCCGACGGTGCAGGACCACCTTGGCGATCTTTATCAGAAGACGGGGCGCCTGAAGCTGGCGGCCACGCAGTGGGAACGCGCGCTGGACCAGTGGAACCACTCAGTGCCGGCAGAAGTTGACGCCGATGATGTGGCGAAGGTGCAGAAGAAGCTGGAGTCGGCGAAGATCAAGCTGGCACAGCAGACCTCGACGACTTCTAACACGAAGCAGTGA
- a CDS encoding 6-pyruvoyl-tetrahydropterin synthase-related protein: MLSKPSAFPAASRAIPLSAIVLLAIAIHGPLLLMQLPANTYDANTHMFFASHYASHWFSPWNDKWYGGFSQTTYPPLTHQWIALFSHLVGITMAYMLVQGIAIVLLVVGVYRYARLWVSEVQASYAAIGSIFLGSLAMLVYQSGQLPTTTAAALTLNALPYFYWWNRRGRMLSLIKGVALALAAAAAHHVTLMFGAILFAIPVFMLSVMDRNLDNADDEEERSAAGVIVRGVIFGVLMAVGVGIVLYPYLIQLYHNPITQMPIPHGSRDNYILKPMSGMNFWIIPMGALILALPFILLRGATERRLRPLLVGWWLTAMLGLGGTTPLGHWLLGRAFEVLTFERFTFWATLMAMPIVGILVQILLERYARTAVIGLWIAAVATFGSAVSWMVFHPITSSPFKIDSVVSFMNREGHNKFRYLTLGFGHDFAAVARQVDASTVDGDYNSARVLPELTQYGAGQLYNSKYFGASGMEALRAVLKHANQYGLKYIFVRDRYYEPLLAFAGWRQAESYDNGNVTLWTKEDVPPLKRIDFGDLMPTEFQGLMWGILPVGVSLFALFAILMLPERRVIGETVAFPATTPAERVVLREAK, from the coding sequence TTGTTAAGCAAACCATCAGCGTTCCCCGCCGCCAGCCGGGCGATTCCGCTTTCCGCCATCGTGCTACTCGCGATTGCGATCCACGGCCCACTGCTGCTCATGCAGTTGCCGGCGAATACGTATGACGCGAACACGCACATGTTTTTCGCGTCGCACTATGCCTCCCATTGGTTTTCGCCGTGGAATGACAAGTGGTACGGCGGCTTCTCGCAGACGACTTATCCGCCACTTACGCACCAGTGGATCGCGCTGTTCTCGCACCTTGTGGGCATCACTATGGCCTACATGCTGGTGCAGGGGATCGCGATTGTGCTGCTGGTCGTGGGCGTATATCGGTACGCGAGACTCTGGGTGAGCGAGGTGCAGGCGAGCTACGCGGCGATCGGGTCGATCTTCCTGGGCTCGCTGGCGATGCTGGTGTATCAGTCAGGGCAGTTGCCGACCACGACAGCCGCGGCGCTGACGCTGAACGCATTGCCGTACTTCTATTGGTGGAACCGGCGCGGCCGAATGCTGTCTCTGATAAAGGGCGTGGCGTTGGCGCTGGCGGCAGCAGCGGCCCACCACGTGACGCTGATGTTCGGCGCGATATTGTTCGCGATCCCGGTTTTCATGCTCTCGGTGATGGACCGTAACCTGGATAACGCTGATGATGAGGAAGAGCGCAGCGCGGCGGGAGTGATCGTGCGCGGCGTGATCTTCGGCGTGCTGATGGCGGTGGGCGTCGGCATCGTGTTGTATCCGTACCTGATTCAGCTCTATCACAACCCGATTACGCAGATGCCGATTCCGCACGGCAGCCGCGACAACTACATCTTGAAGCCGATGAGCGGGATGAATTTCTGGATCATCCCGATGGGCGCACTGATTTTGGCGCTCCCGTTCATCCTGCTTCGCGGCGCGACGGAAAGGAGGCTGCGTCCGCTGCTGGTGGGCTGGTGGCTCACCGCGATGCTCGGACTTGGCGGCACGACGCCACTCGGTCACTGGCTGCTCGGCCGTGCTTTTGAAGTGCTGACCTTCGAGCGCTTTACTTTCTGGGCGACATTAATGGCGATGCCGATCGTCGGCATCCTGGTGCAGATCCTGCTGGAACGCTATGCGCGCACGGCGGTGATCGGTTTGTGGATCGCGGCGGTCGCGACCTTCGGCAGCGCGGTTTCGTGGATGGTCTTCCATCCGATTACGTCTTCGCCGTTCAAGATCGACTCGGTGGTGTCGTTCATGAACCGCGAGGGACACAACAAGTTCCGCTATCTCACGCTGGGCTTCGGCCATGACTTCGCGGCAGTGGCGCGCCAGGTGGATGCGAGCACTGTGGATGGCGACTACAACTCTGCCCGCGTGCTGCCTGAGTTAACACAGTACGGCGCCGGACAGCTCTACAACTCGAAGTACTTCGGCGCCTCTGGTATGGAAGCGTTGCGCGCAGTGCTGAAGCACGCGAACCAGTATGGGTTGAAGTACATCTTCGTGCGCGACCGCTACTACGAACCCCTGCTGGCGTTCGCCGGGTGGCGGCAGGCCGAGAGCTACGACAACGGCAACGTGACCCTCTGGACGAAAGAGGATGTTCCACCGCTAAAGAGGATCGACTTCGGTGACCTGATGCCGACGGAATTTCAGGGACTGATGTGGGGCATTCTGCCGGTGGGCGTGAGTTTGTTCGCACTGTTCGCGATCCTGATGTTGCCCGAGCGGAGAGTGATCGGTGAAACCGTAGCGTTCCCGGCGACCACGCCGGCAGAGCGTGTAGTTCTGCGGGAGGCCAAGTAA